CCATGGACACAGATAACAGTGGAACAATCACTTTTGAAGAGTTGAAAGCTGGTCTGCCAAAACTGGGTACTAAGGTTTCTGAGTCTGAAGTAAGGCAATTGATGGAAGCGGTAAGAATTTTGTCTGATTATACCTTAGCATTTTTGGTACTTTTGTATTACCTAATCCCCTGCAGTTAACTTTCTTCATttggtaacttttttttaaaaaaaagttggaaCACTAATGTTAACTCTTCTCTGCTCTTATGCTGTCGCTTGATGACACCCCTGATATATGGATGAATTCATTCCCTGCAATTTCACCTCTTATCTTGATGATTTTATATATCCAAACCTAGATTTGTGCTTGTGAATTGTGATTAAGGTGACCGTTAGTCCTTGAATATGCTGTGCATTTACAGAATACCCTTATTGTCCTGTGAAATTTTAATGATCATATTATTCGTATAACAATGCTGGGAAAATAGTTGGATTATATCTTTTGAGCTGTTTAATAATAAGTTTAACATTTCTCttgattttacattattatttggtTCTCAGGCTGATGTGGACGGAAATGGGACCATTGATTACATTGAATTTATAACAGCTACCATGCACATGAATAGAATGGAAAGAGAGGACCACCTATATAAagcttttgaatattttgacaAGGATAGAAGCGGGTAATCTCttttttgaagtaaaaaaacatCTCATTATTTACTAACTTGACGGGTCATGCTAAGGGAGGGAGAAAGACACAAAATTAGAATGAACGAGTCATACGAAATTAAAGATGGGTCTTACTATAGTTTTGTGTCTCTCTCGTTCAATGAACATCAAATCATGTTAATTTCCTTTCCTTGAATCTTATGTTGACTTCATGCACTTGCTTCTGTTTTCATAGGTACATCACAGTGGAAGAGTTGGAGTCTgcccttaaaaaatataatatgggTGATGAGAAAACAATAAAGGAAATCATTGCCGAAGTTGATGCAGACAATGTACGCTGCTTTCTTCCATATCCTTGTTCTCGTTGGTGCTTATCCTAGAATGACATTTTAGATGTTTGTATATTCTCTCtgtttaattgttattttaaccATCCATTCCCAAATTTGTTGCAGGATGGAAGAATTAACTATGACGAGTTTGTAGCCATGATGAGGAAAGGCAATCCAGATTTAGTAAACAACAGACGTCGCAAATAATCAAGTTGATCATAAATTGCCAGTCTTACTGGGTTCGTAGACAGACAGGAGGAGGCTCAGGCTCTACACGATTTTGTGACTCGGACTACGTTGTGCATTCAATTCAACACTCTTTTCTCACCTGTTGTTTTTGAGAGCTGTTCTATAACAAAGTATTTCTGCTTCTTGGCCTGCTAGTACGTTGGTCTCGTGGGACAGTTTATTCTcgagtttgtaattttttaacatagGGAATTCAATTTTAACATGGTTCTTTAGTAAATGATTTGTTTCCCTTTCATATAATAGATGTTCTGATTCCTTTCATGTGATATTTATGTTGCAGCTCTTGCATATACCATCGAAGTATATTAATATTACTCAGAACAAACATAATACCGAAGATTAGAATAGAATCTGATTTTGGTAAGGAACTCACTTTAGAAGATAAAGTAATCTAgtcatgaaaaaataattaagagttgATGTTATATGtgtaacaaattatttttctttacttcGTGCTTCTCTTTTAGTATTAGGAAAAtttagaagaaagaaataatgacTCCAAATTTAGGGGCTACATTAACTAAATTgtctttaataattatattggtaaaataaaatataataataaattattttatctgcCTGTATTCTCCTTACAGTTACAAGCTAGATAAGAAAAAGGAAGGTATAAGTTACTTTCCTTATTCTCTCTTGTAATAAAGttatagtattaaatattttttttctttctttttctctccctttttccttCTCTATACTTGAATTTCTTAAAATGGATAGCATGTAAATTCCAATAAGAATCTTCTtagttataaaagaaaattaatacgTTGAGCTGATGATGAATTGATATGTAacacattaaattatatatttaattgaatctagaataaaatattgataaagatatataacatatatatgTGATCAATCCCTTCATATATTATAAACCTaagttttttattcttacatatgaattttttttattatgttctgtttttttttaaagtgactttcttattatttagaataaattacattaatcaTCCATGAAATTTGGCAAAGGTGTCTATTTGATTACATTTACAAAAATCTCTtttatatgtaatatttttttggttaaaatgtaATTTGCGTCCtcctattttttcaaatatgcaTTTTTAGTCTTTCCATTTGTTAATTGAGACATTTCATTTCctcttttaaaaagttatcgattttagtctcttatttttttaattgagacattttgtttctcattttttaataatcagCAATTTAAGTTCTTATGACCTCTCATGCATAAATGTTGACGAACAATTCTTTGTTTATTATGCACAtgactaattatttaatttttaacaagcttaatttatataaaaaagaattaaaaaatacatagtcAACAAGTCTAAAATTGATAAGGGGTTAAAatcgtaaattttttaaaaatgaggaaaaaaatatctcaattaaaaacatGGAAACTAAAAtcgtatatttttaaatagtgaatgaaaaaatgtcttaaataaaaataaatgactaaaattgaatatttgaaaaaatagaggggcaaaaatgatattttagcctactttttcaaacaattaaggGAGATCAATGTAACTTAGGAGGAATGTTGATGTAacatttttaaacaattaataagTGTATAGGGATAGAAAAACTAAGaggaatttttataattttatgaaatctcATAAGTTGCTTGTGTAACTTActctattatttaatatttatttttatatttttcaattttttaaaaaagaatattgtTTGATTTCAATCTTTTCATGTTAActtttaattctcaaattaaGTATTGTTTTATATGTGTGACATATCATATGAGAGGAATGCATTTTATATAAGagtgagaaaattaaatttagatagTATAATTAAACATGAACGATCAATATTTAATATCACGTGAGCACTTAAagaattatgtgaatttttaacattaaatgTCAACCACCCTTTATATATGATTATAAGATCTAAGTTTAATCTTCTCACtattataaaagatattttctctAATAAGatatctcatatatatatatatatatatatatatatatatattacttatattggTTAACTTTTAAAAGCTATTATTTTACTTCttgaatataaattatttatatttttacttgatttatttgatttgaatttatgcattttatatcatttaaaataatttttaaatgtatattttatatttatttaaattaaaaaaatagcacCAAATAGAAAAGTGTGCATTCCATACAGCTGCGGATTTGTAATTGGATTTCATGCATTCACGCACTGACGTATTCATGTATGACACATAGGATAAAGAACGGATGGTTCAATTTTTGAATATATACTTTAAGGAGAATAAAGgcaaaataaaatgagttataTATCTTCATGCAATTAACTGAATACGTGAATGCGTCAAAGTCCTTCATCCACTGCATTCCATACTTGCATCCCGTGCCATACAGAGCCCAAACATGGTGGATCTGCATGTACCAATCAAAGCAGACTCCGTTTCTGACTTTCAGTGGTAAATTGTATGAGTTTGTGCCATtcatatttaatcaatcaactccTATACAAATAGGAAAGTGTGCCAGCAGTACTAAATGCGAGAAAGAACCTAGCAAGTAGCAAGCTACTACTTGTTGAATTACATGATGGTTGATGCATTGTCCCCTCACTTGCCAATTGCAGATCTTCTTCCAgcattaaaatcaaataaaaaacacattaGTACAACTAGTACAAAAACACAACTCCAATAACTACAACTTTCTTTTCTACAGAATAACTACGACTTGTGATGCATTATATAagtactttatttttaattgcatTATTGTAGAAATATCAGAAGAGAAAATATATTGTAGAATATCGGTATTTTAAAactgaagaagagaaagggcagaaaaagaaaactgttAGACCGACAAATAAACTGTTAAAACAATGACACGTTACAGAATAGAGATATGAGTCAGCAGTGTTTTTTCCTCTTTGGAAGAGGAAGGGCCGCTCCACAAATAGCGGGAACTGTGCCTTCCGCCGTTAAATAAAATTTCCCTCTCTTTCCTGATCCGTTCATTTCGCTCTCAAACACCATTCACACACACGCttccttaaaaaacaaaacaactttccctttttttcttcattcctaGTACGTTTATTTTCCCCATGTCGGGGATTCACAGATTAAGTTTTGCGGTTGCATTCTGAAAAAATATAACAGAGGAACTCGTGTTAATCAATAGAAATAGAAGATACAATAATAATTTGTAGTGatggaacagaaaaacgtaTTGTTATCGGCGTTGAGTGTTGGGGTGGGAGTAGGAGTGGGAATTGGTTTGGCTGGAAAAGGCGTTACGAAATGGGGTGCTAATGAAAATTCATCTTCAAACGGCGTTACTCCGGAGAACATGGAGCGCGAAATGCTACGACTAGTTGTCGATGGCAGAGAAAGCAAGGTCACTTTTGATCAATTCCCTTATTATCTCAGGTATTTTCTCAATCTTATAACAaacctttttccttcttttctattATGCTTCCTCGTATTCATATTTAATGCGtcaattcatattttttcctACACGCTCGAATTGTATACTATATTAACTCTTGTATTTATACGAATTGTATAATTTCTATTATCCTGGTTCTAGAGTAACTATGTTAtagcaaaattttcaatttctggAAAATCATGTTTTAGTTTGTATGGCTATTGTCTTTCTTATAAGATTTTCgtgttaattcttttttttattttctatttgtcTTTATAACTGGGAGTATTTTGTTAGATGTATTCCGCCAGTCAAAAAATTACAGGTGCAGAGGCAGGGTAAGATGATTTTCAGGATTAATCTTGCATGTTAAGAAAATGTATCATATACACTGttatttcttcttgttcttattatattatatagttttagaaaaaaaaattgtgttttttataAGACATTTTAGAAttcctattaaatattttaagtatttatgtgtttttttattattaatgatgCATCGTAATTACTAATAAGAACATAATTGgtaaattaataacattttttaaattttttaataaaatcaactaaattaattatttttattggtttgtGTGATTGGTGTCCAAGATGTCTTCTGATAAGAACTAGAGGAAGTATTAgttaaaaatgattcaaaactataaaattaatagaaactCGGTAAATAAGAAGTGAGAGTCGTGAgatttaataatttctaataaatttgagTGAATAATAATAGAGGCGTTAAAAAGTATATTGCCTTTCTCATTTGACGAAATATCTAATGCtacaacttattttaattaattaaatttggaaTCTCTGTTCTGATATAAGTATATAACGATTCCATTTCTACACGTGATGACAGAGAGCAGACACGGGTCTTGCTAACAAGTGCTGGCTATGTCCATTTGAAGCATGCGGAGGTTTCTAGGCATACGCGGAATCTTGCTCCTGCAAGCCGGACTATTCTGCTTTCAGGGCCAGCAGGTTGGTTACTTGGAATATGCTATTTGACGAGCTTAATGTTTCTACTTTCTACTATCagttaatgttttctctccttcatGTCTTACAGAACTTTACCAACAAGTGCTTGCCAAGGCTTTAGCTCACTACTTTGAGGCAAAGTTACTTCTGTTAGATTTAACTGACTTTTCACTGAAGGTGACTATGAAAAGTTTTGCTGTCATTTAATACTTTCTCAACTAAATTATGTCCATAATGGTTGGTTTGTCTTTGTCATCTTTGCAGATTCAGAGTAAATATGGTTTTGCCAACAAAGAATCTGTAAGCTCTTCCTAGTTTATCTTTTATTGCTTGTTTACTTCTAAGCATTATAGATGAAGATGTCATGCTTTTTTTACTTAACACAGGTGTTTAactctttttcctttgtttctgATTGCAGTCTTTCAAAAGGTCTATCTCCGAGACAACTTTGGAGCGGCTATCTGAGCTATTTGGTTCATTTTCTATCTTTCAACAGAGGGGAGAGCCTAAAGGTACAACTTGATGAACATTTTCTGATCTAGGGTGGAGAACTTACTTCGGGTGTGTTTGGACACACATATCTAACTTCTTGTTGCTTCTAGTagatttagagagagagagtggaGGTTCCAAACACACACGACATAATAGCCAAATGCTTTATTAATCTTTGATACGTAATTTTTCAGCCTTGTTCTGGTTTCAAGAATaagtttttttacattttatcagGAGAAAAGTAAATGCTGATACTTTCTTGTTTCTACTTGATGAAAGCATGCTTCAGAATTCAGGGTTTGGATGAGTTAGGCAGGGTTTCACGTGTTGTCAAGTTTTAATAGCTACTGGTTAATTTTGGACATTAGCGTTTCCATCTGATGCGTATTTGTTAAAAACTCAAAAAACCATATCTCTAACCAGAAGCTTTTACTTGCAGGGAATTTCCCCAGGCAACGCAGTGGCGTTGAGCTACTGTCAATGTAAGAAGAATTGATGTTTATCTATTGACTATGGGAAGACATATAATTTCTCTTCTAGTTTATTTATCCTATAACTGAatttttaccttttcttttgCAGGAAGACTGAAGGATCTAATAATCCTACCAAGATGCGTAGGAATGCGTCTGCTTCTGCAAATATCAGTAGCCTTGCTTTACAAAGCAATCCTACAAATTCAGGTTGATTCAAGAAACGTTTAAAAAGATTAGTTAGAACTTagaacttttgatttttttccgTGATGACTTGTTACCGTCTGCGGGAGATTTAGTTTTGCACAGAGAACCTGATTTAGGCATGCTATGAATGCTAGAAGCatgaatttgagaaaaaaaggaTACAATGTCATCATGTTTTCCTGGATTAACTTCAAACACATACGTCAAAGTGATGCTTTCTAATGTCTTATAGGATTGGCTTAgtacataaattatttgtttagagTGAAAACTAGTGTcagtttggataaacttttcaacaaatatttataggaaaagaaaataagatgaattaggaaggtaaaataaattaaactactaTAATAAGTTAAAATTGGCTTATACACTTCGATTTATGGAAAATTTTAATGGGTGGACTTCTAAAAATGTTAAAGtagataaattgattttaacttaaaacAGAAGTTTGAtgcattttaccttttttattcattttattttattttttccctgTAAGTGcttattaaaaatttcatttaaactGAGCCCTGGCACAATGTAAAGTTAAGTCATATTCATATTAGTTCTGAATCACACCGTTGCCATTCTAATTTGGTCATGTTCTCTTCTGATTCCGTATATCCTTCAATCTACCTCCAGCTCCTCAGAAGCACATAACCAGCTGGCCTTTTGATGAGAAGCTTCTCATACAAACTCTTTACaaggtaattttattttttatttataaattatattcctACTCATGTTTTCTACAAATTTTTCTACAATTAGGAGAAAGATAAGAAGGAACCGAGAGAAAGTGTGGAATAAGATTAGTAATGtgatggagggagagggagagatagACAAAATGAATTGCAAGAAAATATTGTAGAAAAATGTTGTAAGAATAgaataactctttttttttattatatatatacagaTTTTAGCTTTAACATTAACTTGTCAAGGCTTTGCATGAAGAATGATTTCAAAAGTGAAATTTTCACTTTGGCAGGTTCTAGTTTATGTGTCAAAAACCTATCCCATTGTTCTATACTTGCGGGATGTTGACAATTTGTTGTATAGATCACAAAGGATATATAATTTATTCCAGACAATGCTGAATAAACTACATGGACCAATTTTGATTCTTGGTTCACGAGTTCTAGATTATGGTAGTGACTACAGAGAAGTGGATGAGAGACTTGCTTCCCTCTTCCCCTACAACATAGAAATCAGCCCTCCAGAAGATGAATCTTGTCTTGTCAGCTGGAAGTCTCAATTTGAAGAGGACATGAAGATGATACAGATTCAGGATAACAGGAACCATATCATGGAAGTCCTTGCAGCCAATGATCTTGATTGTGATGACCTGGACTCCATCTGCGTGGCAGATACAATGGTTCTCAGTAACTATATAGAAGAGATTGTCGTGTCAGCAATTTCTTATCATTTAATGAATAGCAAAGATCCTGAATACAGAAATGGCAAATTGGTTATTCCATGCAATAGGTGAGACTGGGAACTTTAATTACAAGTACTATGTAAATTTATTGTACTTATTGTTTGTGAAACAGTTTGTCCCGTGCATTGGGTATATTCCAGGAGGGGAAATTCAGTGTAAATGATACATTAAAATTAGAAGCCCAAGCAGTCACGTCTGAGGTTTGTTCTGCATGACATGAATGTGCATTAAGTTGTGAATAATACCTACCAGGTACTAATAACATTATGTATattctttttctctatttttgtaTCATCTTGCATAAAGCAGAGCGAAGAAGGAGCTGTTGGGGAACCAGAAAAAAAGGCAGAAAATCCTGCTCCCGGTATAAAGGCTGAATCAGATACATCAACTTCAGTGGGAAAAACTGATGGTGAAAATGCACTTCCTGTATCCAAAGTTGTAAGCCTcctccttcattttttaaaatagtattgAAATCATGCTTGCAAGTGGACATCATCTCaaccttttttctattttgaagcGTTGACTCTcccttttttattgtttctgtAAATTACATGTATAATTTCAAACATTTTCTATTCAGACACAGGAAGTTCCCCCGGACAATGAGTTTGAGAAGCGAATAAGGCCTGAGGTAATACCAGCAAACGAGATTGGTGTAAAATTCTCGGATGTTGGTGCCTTAGATGAGACCAAAGAGTCGCTACAAGAACTAGTTATGCTTCCTCTTCGAAGGCCAGACCTTTTCCGCGGAGGCCTTCTAAAGCCTTGTAAAGGAATATTGCTGTTTGGGCCTCCTGGCACCGGGAAGACAATGCTGGCAAAGGCCATTGCGAGAGAAGCTGGCGCGAGTTTCATTAATGTATCCATGTCTACCATCACCTCTAAATGGTTTGGTGAAGATGAGAAGAATGTTCGCGCTTTATTCACGCTGGCCGCCAAGGTCTCCCCAACTATTATATTTGTTGATGAGGTTGATAGTATGCTGGGACAGCGGACCAGAGTTGGAGAGCATGAAGCC
The nucleotide sequence above comes from Glycine soja cultivar W05 chromosome 11, ASM419377v2, whole genome shotgun sequence. Encoded proteins:
- the LOC114374606 gene encoding uncharacterized protein LOC114374606 — its product is MEQKNVLLSALSVGVGVGVGIGLAGKGVTKWGANENSSSNGVTPENMEREMLRLVVDGRESKVTFDQFPYYLREQTRVLLTSAGYVHLKHAEVSRHTRNLAPASRTILLSGPAELYQQVLAKALAHYFEAKLLLLDLTDFSLKIQSKYGFANKESSFKRSISETTLERLSELFGSFSIFQQRGEPKGNFPRQRSGVELLSMKTEGSNNPTKMRRNASASANISSLALQSNPTNSAPQKHITSWPFDEKLLIQTLYKVLVYVSKTYPIVLYLRDVDNLLYRSQRIYNLFQTMLNKLHGPILILGSRVLDYGSDYREVDERLASLFPYNIEISPPEDESCLVSWKSQFEEDMKMIQIQDNRNHIMEVLAANDLDCDDLDSICVADTMVLSNYIEEIVVSAISYHLMNSKDPEYRNGKLVIPCNSLSRALGIFQEGKFSVNDTLKLEAQAVTSESEEGAVGEPEKKAENPAPGIKAESDTSTSVGKTDGENALPVSKVTQEVPPDNEFEKRIRPEVIPANEIGVKFSDVGALDETKESLQELVMLPLRRPDLFRGGLLKPCKGILLFGPPGTGKTMLAKAIAREAGASFINVSMSTITSKWFGEDEKNVRALFTLAAKVSPTIIFVDEVDSMLGQRTRVGEHEAMRKIKNEFMTHWDGLMTNSGERILVLAATNRPFDLDEAIIRRFERRIMVGMPSVENREKILRTLLAKEKVDEKLDFKEVATMTEGYSGSDLKNLCTTAAYRPVRELIQQERLKTLEKKQKDAGGQNNDVQEAPDTEEKVQQERVITLRPLNMQDFKEAKSQVAASYAAEGAGMSELKQWNELYGEGGSRKQEQLSYFL